From Brochothrix thermosphacta DSM 20171 = FSL F6-1036, a single genomic window includes:
- a CDS encoding glycoside hydrolase family 3 protein, which yields MQFKKRLFFGICLTLATVCVACQSKVTAPTETPKPTNTTEKPIKKDAKTLAAEKEAAVSKKITKMVGKMTLEEKVGQLFLVRVPETHQIEDITKFHLGGYVLFSRDMDGETRESLKQKIASYQAKSKVPLLIASDEEGGTVSRLSRGNDLVNTAFPSPQDLYRSGGWQAIKDDIINKAEIFKYYGIQTGLAPVADVSTDSASFIYDRTIGLPREGTVEYVERSVKEMHKQNIGSTLKHFPGYGNNRDSHVEIVRDIRPLTELEKTDFLPFIAGIKAGADSVLVSHNIINAIDKEQPASISKPVHDLLRQQLGFKGVIMTDDMDMAGLADFTSQTEAGFKAIEAGNDLVLSSSYAQQIPFILAKVKAGELSEATIETAAARVLKWKYDLGLVTLND from the coding sequence ATGCAATTTAAAAAAAGACTATTTTTTGGCATATGTCTTACGTTAGCAACTGTATGTGTCGCGTGTCAGAGTAAAGTAACGGCACCGACCGAAACACCTAAACCAACAAATACAACAGAAAAACCAATCAAGAAAGATGCAAAAACACTTGCTGCTGAAAAAGAAGCGGCTGTTTCTAAAAAAATCACCAAAATGGTTGGAAAAATGACATTAGAAGAAAAAGTCGGTCAACTATTTCTTGTACGTGTTCCGGAAACCCATCAAATCGAGGATATTACCAAATTTCATCTCGGTGGTTATGTGTTATTCAGTCGCGATATGGACGGCGAAACACGCGAGTCACTCAAACAAAAAATTGCAAGTTACCAAGCTAAAAGTAAGGTGCCATTATTAATTGCTTCAGATGAAGAAGGAGGCACAGTCAGCCGACTATCACGTGGAAATGATTTAGTGAACACGGCATTCCCTTCACCACAAGATCTATACCGCTCAGGAGGATGGCAAGCGATCAAAGATGACATCATCAATAAGGCAGAAATATTCAAGTATTATGGTATTCAAACAGGCCTTGCGCCTGTTGCAGATGTTTCCACGGATAGTGCCTCGTTTATTTATGATCGTACAATTGGGTTACCACGTGAAGGAACGGTGGAATACGTTGAGCGCTCTGTTAAAGAAATGCACAAGCAGAATATCGGTTCAACGTTGAAACATTTTCCAGGATACGGCAACAATCGGGATTCACATGTAGAAATTGTCAGGGATATACGTCCACTGACAGAGCTAGAAAAAACAGATTTTTTACCGTTTATCGCCGGAATTAAAGCAGGTGCTGATAGTGTTTTGGTATCCCATAATATTATCAATGCGATTGATAAAGAACAACCTGCCTCTATTTCAAAACCCGTACATGATTTATTGCGTCAACAGTTAGGTTTTAAAGGTGTTATCATGACTGATGATATGGATATGGCAGGTTTAGCTGATTTCACAAGTCAAACAGAGGCTGGTTTTAAAGCAATCGAAGCAGGAAACGATCTGGTGTTATCTTCATCTTATGCGCAACAAATTCCGTTTATACTTGCTAAGGTGAAGGCAGGTGAATTATCTGAGGCAACAATTGAAACAGCTGCAGCGCGTGTTTTAAAATGGAAATATGATTTAGGGTTAGTGACTTTAAACGACTAA
- a CDS encoding Gfo/Idh/MocA family protein yields the protein MKKIGVIGLGGIAQKAYMPVTMAMQDEVEWFLSTRDPQKLEQLGKKYGITNLYTNYQDLFESGIEAVFIHTATHTHSAMVEAALNSGLHVFVDKPISENLAEVNALFALAAEKGLILTAGFNRRYAPMVQQLKTIPNKRMIRVEKNRCNKPGAPLRFTIYDIFIHSLDTALYLLDDAIVTINSHITTKDGGFARALVTIETATTTCVVTVNFEAGVNSEIMEVQAPEGTVRLNDLVDYKTYSGNQMTTTQFTDWESTLYKRGFESLIKDFIHSIEIGESPLTAESILLSHEICEQMLEKHDQK from the coding sequence ATGAAAAAAATAGGTGTAATTGGATTAGGGGGCATTGCTCAAAAAGCATACATGCCTGTCACAATGGCAATGCAAGATGAGGTGGAATGGTTTTTAAGCACGCGTGATCCGCAAAAGCTGGAACAACTCGGCAAAAAATATGGCATCACGAATTTATACACAAACTACCAAGATTTATTTGAAAGTGGTATTGAAGCTGTATTTATTCACACGGCTACCCATACGCATTCGGCAATGGTCGAAGCGGCTTTAAATAGCGGTTTACATGTGTTCGTTGATAAACCAATCAGTGAAAATTTGGCGGAAGTGAATGCCTTATTTGCTTTAGCAGCTGAAAAAGGGCTGATTCTAACAGCGGGCTTTAATCGACGTTATGCACCAATGGTACAACAATTGAAAACGATACCTAATAAGCGAATGATTCGTGTGGAAAAAAATCGTTGCAACAAACCAGGGGCACCGTTACGTTTTACCATTTATGATATTTTCATTCATTCATTAGACACAGCACTTTATTTATTAGATGATGCTATCGTTACGATTAATTCTCATATTACCACTAAAGACGGTGGGTTTGCGCGTGCGTTGGTTACGATAGAAACAGCGACAACGACCTGTGTGGTAACGGTAAACTTTGAAGCAGGTGTCAACTCGGAAATAATGGAAGTCCAAGCACCAGAAGGCACCGTTCGTCTAAATGATTTGGTGGATTATAAAACATACAGCGGTAATCAAATGACAACAACGCAATTCACTGATTGGGAGTCAACGCTTTATAAGCGAGGGTTCGAATCTTTAATTAAGGACTTTATTCATTCAATTGAAATAGGAGAATCACCCCTTACAGCTGAAAGTATCCTTCTGTCGCATGAAATTTGCGAACAAATGTTAGAGAAACACGACCAAAAATAA